Proteins encoded together in one Janthinobacterium tructae window:
- a CDS encoding methyl-accepting chemotaxis protein → MRSKLSIRNIFAAIFLLSLALSIISLLALFRVATKQAEANQVTETRFQSYLLADELRQSSDDLTRLARTYVVTGDASYEQQYMDILDIRNGKKPRPAHYERIYWDFVAAGMPVPASTGPSVPLAELMRKAGFSEQEFAKLQEAQTNSDGLVKTEVIAMNAVKGLFDDGSGNFTKKGPPDLEMARTIMHDAQYHRNKGKIMQPVNEFLTLLDQRTSAAVQTATGGTMAAYSVTVGVLLVSVMVSLLCLFLVYRHIKRSLDQAIATAQLIAGGDLSIDAVIERADEIGVLLHAMNTINANLTGLIGDIRNSTGEMSVATHEIALGNADLSARTEAQASSLEETASSMETLTATVRQNASNAGEANQLAATASAVAVQGGAVVAQVVHTMGAIKESSSQIADIIGVIDGIAFQTNILALNAAVEAARAGEQGRGFAVVAGEVRSLAHRSAAAAQEIKTLIGASVERVDAGSKLVDEAGRTMALVVESIQKVAAIMSEITSASHEQSAGISEVNQAVTQMDNITQQNAALVEQAAAAAESLQEQAQALIEAVAIFRLKGSPPATAALALR, encoded by the coding sequence ATGCGCAGCAAACTGTCGATCAGGAATATCTTTGCCGCCATCTTCCTGCTTAGCCTGGCGCTCTCCATCATCAGCCTGCTGGCCCTGTTCCGCGTCGCCACCAAACAGGCCGAAGCGAACCAGGTCACTGAAACGCGCTTCCAATCCTATCTGCTGGCCGATGAATTGCGGCAAAGCTCGGACGACCTGACCCGGCTGGCCCGCACCTACGTCGTCACGGGCGACGCCAGTTACGAGCAGCAATACATGGATATCCTCGACATCCGCAACGGCAAGAAGCCGCGCCCCGCCCACTACGAGCGCATCTACTGGGACTTCGTGGCGGCGGGCATGCCGGTGCCGGCGTCGACGGGGCCCAGCGTGCCACTGGCCGAGCTGATGCGCAAAGCCGGCTTCAGCGAGCAGGAATTCGCCAAACTGCAAGAGGCCCAGACCAATTCCGACGGCCTGGTGAAGACCGAGGTGATCGCCATGAACGCCGTCAAGGGCTTGTTCGACGACGGCAGCGGCAACTTTACCAAGAAGGGTCCGCCCGACCTGGAAATGGCCCGCACCATCATGCATGATGCCCAATACCACCGCAACAAGGGCAAGATCATGCAGCCGGTGAATGAATTTCTCACGCTGCTGGACCAGCGTACGAGCGCGGCCGTGCAGACGGCGACGGGCGGCACCATGGCGGCCTATTCCGTCACCGTCGGCGTGCTGCTGGTGTCGGTCATGGTTTCCCTGCTGTGCCTGTTCCTCGTGTACCGCCACATCAAACGCAGCCTGGACCAGGCGATCGCCACGGCGCAATTGATCGCCGGCGGCGACCTGAGCATCGATGCCGTCATCGAACGGGCCGACGAAATCGGCGTGCTGCTACACGCGATGAACACCATCAACGCCAACCTGACGGGGCTGATCGGCGACATCCGCAACAGCACCGGCGAAATGTCGGTCGCCACGCACGAAATCGCGCTGGGCAATGCCGACCTGTCGGCGCGTACTGAAGCGCAAGCCAGTTCCCTCGAAGAAACGGCCAGTTCGATGGAAACGCTGACGGCGACGGTGCGGCAAAACGCCAGCAATGCCGGCGAGGCAAACCAGCTGGCCGCCACCGCCTCGGCCGTCGCCGTGCAGGGCGGCGCCGTCGTTGCCCAGGTGGTCCACACGATGGGCGCCATCAAGGAAAGTTCGAGCCAGATCGCCGACATCATCGGCGTCATCGACGGCATCGCCTTCCAGACCAACATCCTGGCCTTGAACGCCGCCGTCGAGGCGGCGCGGGCGGGCGAACAGGGACGCGGCTTCGCCGTCGTCGCCGGCGAGGTGCGCAGCCTGGCCCACCGCAGTGCTGCCGCCGCCCAGGAAATCAAGACCCTTATCGGCGCCTCCGTGGAGCGGGTCGACGCCGGCAGCAAGCTCGTCGACGAGGCGGGGCGCACCATGGCGCTGGTGGTGGAATCGATCCAGAAGGTGGCCGCCATCATGAGCGAGATCACCAGCGCCAGCCACGAGCAAAGCGCGGGGATCAGCGAGGTCAACCAGGCGGTCACGCAGATGGACAACATCACGCAACAGAACGCCGCCCTGGTCGAGCAGGCGGCGGCCGCCGCCGAAAGCCTGCAGGAACAGGCGCAAGCCCTGATCGAAGCCGTCGCCATCTTCCGCCTGAAAGGCAGCCCGCCGGCCACGGCCGCCCTGGCCCTGCGCTGA
- a CDS encoding ABC transporter ATP-binding protein, translating into MSLSRLIAGFVRQHWPAYAAAAVMLTGVATLTVWIPRRVGAIIDALAAHRMTAAELWLELLTLLAVGVVIYFLRVGWRITLFKAAYQLGVMLRTRFYTRMSQQGASFYQNQRTGDLMALATNDIDAIEMAAGEAMLAGFDGTLTLLMVLGIMLLGVDWRLACIALLPFPLMGLAFWRISSHIHTASTDSLQRFSALNDHVQESLSGVRTLRALGLEERSSQQFSTLAGHAANASLTAQRWEAAYEPAVGLTLTAATALTLGLGGYLVWQDQLTIGALTSFSMYLGQLIWPMFAAGWVLSLIERGRAAWQRLQPMLDAPLAIDDHGTMDTLTPGPLQLTDIGFAYAGQTAPALSGISLLLQPGQTLGLVGPTGSGKSTLLRVLLRQVTPQSGTATWSGQPLDAYTLHALRAAISWVPQESFLFSASIADNIALARPGATREDVERAAQLADIHDDILQFPEGYATHVGEKGITLSGGQRQRVAIARALLADNGLLLLDDALSAVDTGTETRILQHLEELRRKRPERSAIIASHRLSAVVNADLILVLRDGHVTETGSHDALMQRDGWYASQWRYQQLEASLDAI; encoded by the coding sequence ATGAGTTTATCGAGGCTCATCGCCGGCTTCGTGCGTCAGCATTGGCCGGCGTATGCCGCCGCCGCCGTCATGCTGACCGGCGTGGCGACACTGACCGTCTGGATCCCGCGCCGTGTGGGCGCCATCATCGACGCGCTGGCCGCGCACCGCATGACGGCCGCCGAACTGTGGCTGGAGCTGCTGACCCTGCTCGCCGTCGGCGTCGTCATCTACTTCCTGCGCGTGGGCTGGCGCATCACCCTGTTCAAGGCCGCCTACCAGCTGGGCGTGATGCTGCGCACGCGCTTCTACACGCGCATGTCGCAGCAGGGCGCATCGTTTTACCAGAACCAGCGCACGGGCGACCTGATGGCGCTGGCGACCAACGACATCGACGCCATCGAAATGGCCGCCGGCGAAGCCATGCTGGCCGGCTTCGACGGCACATTGACCCTGCTGATGGTGCTGGGCATCATGCTGCTGGGCGTGGACTGGCGCCTGGCCTGCATCGCCTTGCTGCCCTTCCCCCTGATGGGACTGGCCTTCTGGCGCATTTCCAGCCATATCCACACGGCGTCGACCGATTCGCTGCAACGCTTCTCCGCGCTGAACGACCATGTGCAGGAATCGCTGTCGGGCGTGCGCACCCTGCGCGCGCTGGGCCTGGAAGAGCGCAGCAGCCAGCAATTCTCCACCCTGGCCGGCCATGCAGCCAACGCCAGCCTGACGGCGCAGCGCTGGGAAGCGGCGTATGAACCGGCCGTCGGCCTGACCCTGACGGCCGCCACCGCGCTGACTCTGGGCCTGGGCGGCTACCTCGTGTGGCAAGACCAGCTGACCATCGGCGCGCTGACCAGCTTTTCCATGTACCTGGGACAGCTGATCTGGCCCATGTTCGCCGCCGGCTGGGTGCTCTCATTGATCGAACGGGGCCGCGCCGCCTGGCAGCGGCTGCAACCGATGCTCGATGCGCCGCTGGCCATCGACGACCACGGAACGATGGATACGCTGACGCCCGGCCCATTGCAACTGACGGACATCGGCTTCGCCTACGCTGGCCAGACGGCGCCCGCGCTGTCCGGTATTTCGCTGCTGTTGCAGCCGGGCCAGACTCTGGGCCTGGTCGGCCCCACCGGCAGCGGCAAGTCGACCCTGCTGCGCGTGCTGCTGCGCCAGGTCACGCCGCAATCGGGCACGGCCACCTGGAGCGGCCAGCCGCTCGATGCATATACCCTGCATGCGCTGCGCGCGGCCATCAGCTGGGTGCCGCAGGAATCGTTCCTGTTCTCCGCCAGCATCGCCGACAATATCGCCCTGGCCCGCCCCGGCGCCACGCGCGAGGACGTGGAGCGGGCGGCGCAGCTGGCCGACATCCACGACGATATCCTGCAATTCCCCGAAGGCTATGCCACCCACGTGGGCGAAAAGGGCATCACCCTGTCCGGCGGCCAGCGCCAGCGCGTGGCGATCGCCCGCGCCCTCCTGGCCGACAACGGCTTGCTGCTGCTCGACGATGCTTTATCCGCCGTCGACACGGGCACGGAAACGCGCATCCTGCAGCACCTGGAAGAACTGCGCCGCAAGCGCCCCGAGCGCAGCGCCATCATCGCCAGCCACCGCCTGAGCGCCGTCGTCAACGCCGACCTGATTTTGGTGCTGCGCGATGGCCACGTGACGGAAACGGGCAGCCACGACGCGCTGATGCAGCGCGACGGCTGGTACGCCAGCCAGTGGCGCTATCAACAACTGGAGGCCAGCCTCGATGCCATCTAA
- a CDS encoding tetratricopeptide repeat-containing diguanylate cyclase — translation MAGRHRRASWRRAHWLLVLACLLPPAVQAQVGNLEQYLAAVRDDGRFVPARALQRLQEVETQARSAPLPVRAEFLTQLSNARMRLGQNDIAMQLAEELIAYARMNKSDVALAKGMLNKAYITFARNEGRASHLLAFEAEKIANRTDDLPVRVQATISAGQSWAEEGNFPFALAKLQAAVDLARQSHSPSSLAAALNALTLLYTQMREYDKGFEVLDELLAVSSTLASPGRMAQAKNTEYGLALDAQQPQRGQRALLAALALERQLGARGMVAVTLVNLSDSYLKEGDYARALRFANEAITAARLVNDEQVEATARLNIGQALIGQGRLQEGKQSVATGLAYYERTANQPDMQAVLLEYGMALEKAGDMRGAVTAYHRERDISNQLFEKQRQKAVYELQEKYEAEKKQRQIELLSRENQLKSTEIDNRRLQQRVWWLLALVLAMASVIVGLLYRKVRHANVQLKVKNQELKRQSSRDPLTALYNRRHFQEFMRSHAGKPLPAGGDADVVGALFLLDVDHFKHINDRYGHAAGDLVLTTIAETLHDVLRETDMIVRWGGEEFLAFLPAVARDGLDDIARRILNGMAAQVIHYQGQTIQVHVSVGFAPYPLAPLGRPLTWERSVNLIDMALYLAKAHGRNRAYGLRGFQQVERTTLEAVEQDLERAWRDGFVDLSVVLGGTDGMDSSNTGTAAHGKQEGASDGVAAAAIT, via the coding sequence TTGGCAGGCAGACACAGACGGGCATCGTGGCGAAGGGCGCATTGGCTGCTGGTACTGGCCTGCCTGCTGCCGCCTGCCGTCCAGGCCCAGGTCGGCAACCTTGAGCAGTATCTTGCCGCCGTGCGCGACGATGGCCGTTTCGTGCCCGCACGCGCCCTGCAGCGCCTGCAAGAGGTGGAAACGCAGGCGCGCAGCGCGCCCCTGCCCGTGCGCGCGGAATTCCTTACCCAACTGAGCAACGCCCGCATGCGTCTGGGGCAGAACGATATCGCCATGCAGCTGGCCGAGGAGCTGATCGCCTACGCCCGCATGAACAAGAGCGACGTGGCGCTGGCGAAAGGCATGCTCAACAAGGCCTACATCACGTTTGCCAGGAACGAAGGCCGCGCTTCGCATCTGCTGGCCTTCGAAGCGGAAAAGATCGCCAACCGCACGGACGACTTGCCCGTGCGCGTGCAGGCCACCATCAGCGCGGGCCAGTCGTGGGCCGAGGAAGGCAATTTCCCGTTTGCGCTGGCCAAGCTGCAGGCGGCCGTCGACCTGGCGCGCCAGAGCCATTCCCCCTCCAGCCTGGCCGCCGCCCTGAATGCCCTCACCCTGCTGTACACGCAGATGCGCGAGTACGACAAGGGCTTCGAGGTGCTCGACGAGCTGCTGGCAGTATCGAGCACCCTGGCATCGCCGGGCCGCATGGCGCAGGCGAAGAATACGGAATACGGGCTGGCGCTCGACGCGCAGCAGCCGCAACGGGGGCAGCGCGCCCTGCTGGCGGCTCTGGCGCTGGAACGCCAGCTGGGCGCCCGCGGCATGGTGGCCGTGACCCTCGTCAATCTGTCGGACAGCTATCTGAAAGAAGGCGACTATGCACGCGCCCTGCGCTTTGCGAACGAAGCCATCACGGCGGCGCGCCTGGTCAACGATGAACAGGTGGAGGCGACGGCGCGCCTGAACATCGGCCAGGCGCTGATCGGCCAGGGACGCTTGCAGGAAGGCAAGCAAAGCGTGGCCACGGGCCTGGCCTACTACGAGCGCACGGCCAACCAGCCGGACATGCAGGCCGTGCTGCTGGAGTACGGCATGGCGCTGGAAAAGGCGGGCGACATGCGCGGCGCCGTCACGGCCTACCACCGCGAGCGGGACATTTCCAACCAGCTGTTCGAAAAGCAGCGGCAAAAGGCCGTGTATGAATTACAAGAAAAATATGAAGCGGAAAAGAAGCAGCGCCAGATCGAGCTGCTCAGCCGCGAAAATCAGCTGAAAAGCACGGAAATCGACAACCGCCGCCTGCAGCAGCGCGTATGGTGGCTGCTGGCGCTGGTGCTGGCCATGGCGTCCGTCATCGTCGGCTTGCTGTACCGCAAGGTGCGCCACGCGAACGTGCAGCTGAAGGTGAAGAACCAGGAACTCAAGCGCCAGAGCTCGCGCGACCCGCTGACGGCCCTGTACAACCGCCGCCACTTCCAGGAATTCATGCGCAGCCATGCGGGCAAGCCGCTGCCGGCCGGCGGCGACGCCGATGTCGTGGGGGCGCTGTTCCTGCTCGATGTCGACCATTTCAAGCACATCAACGACCGTTACGGCCATGCGGCGGGTGACCTGGTGCTGACGACGATCGCCGAAACCTTGCACGATGTATTGCGCGAAACGGACATGATCGTGCGCTGGGGCGGCGAGGAATTCCTCGCCTTCCTGCCCGCCGTCGCGCGGGACGGACTCGACGACATCGCGCGGCGCATCCTCAACGGCATGGCGGCGCAAGTCATCCACTACCAGGGACAAACCATCCAGGTGCATGTGTCCGTGGGCTTTGCGCCCTATCCGCTGGCGCCGCTGGGACGACCGCTCACGTGGGAACGCAGCGTCAACCTGATCGACATGGCGCTATACCTGGCCAAGGCGCACGGGCGCAACCGGGCGTATGGCTTGCGCGGTTTTCAGCAGGTGGAAAGAACGACGCTGGAAGCGGTGGAGCAAGACCTGGAACGCGCGTGGCGCGACGGCTTTGTCGATTTGAGCGTGGTGCTGGGGGGAACGGACGGAATGGATAGTAGCAATACAGGGACAGCGGCGCATGGCAAGCAGGAAGGCGCCAGTGATGGCGTCGCGGCAGCTGCCATCACCTGA
- a CDS encoding phasin family protein, which translates to MFPLPEQFSSAAKSQLESQLQIFSTLTSKVFESAEKIIALNLNAGKAAISHTAETAQHLLATQDPRDLFSYSTSQAQPNIESVLAYSRQLFGIASSTQAELLASAKARLDAAAPAAVPAPAAAKPALAAVPATAAPAPKPAAAPAPVPVAAAPAPAAKPVEVAKPAAKAAPAPVAVPAAKPAAAPAKVAEKVADKPAVKVVEAKPVVKPEAAKPAPAPVPAAAAPAKAAAPAPAKPAAKPFPSSKPVAKPASAADKTVAKVTVKHAPAPAAKPVAKAAPKGAPSKQLDMLGSGKGSGRK; encoded by the coding sequence ATGTTTCCGCTTCCAGAACAATTTTCCAGCGCCGCCAAGTCGCAACTGGAAAGCCAGCTGCAAATCTTCAGCACCCTGACCAGCAAAGTCTTCGAAAGCGCCGAGAAAATCATCGCCCTGAACTTGAACGCAGGCAAGGCCGCCATCTCGCATACGGCAGAAACGGCGCAGCACCTGCTGGCAACGCAAGACCCGCGCGACCTCTTCAGCTACAGCACCAGCCAGGCCCAACCGAATATCGAAAGCGTGCTGGCGTACAGCCGCCAGCTGTTCGGCATCGCCTCGAGCACCCAGGCTGAATTGCTGGCTTCGGCCAAGGCCCGCCTCGATGCCGCCGCACCTGCTGCCGTCCCCGCCCCGGCAGCGGCCAAGCCGGCACTGGCCGCTGTACCTGCGACTGCGGCGCCTGCGCCCAAGCCGGCCGCCGCACCGGCACCGGTACCAGTGGCAGCAGCACCTGCGCCCGCCGCCAAGCCGGTCGAAGTGGCCAAGCCTGCCGCCAAGGCAGCCCCCGCCCCTGTTGCAGTGCCAGCAGCCAAGCCAGCGGCAGCACCGGCCAAGGTTGCCGAGAAGGTCGCCGACAAGCCCGCCGTGAAAGTGGTCGAAGCCAAGCCAGTGGTCAAGCCGGAAGCGGCCAAGCCCGCACCCGCACCTGTACCCGCCGCCGCCGCGCCAGCGAAAGCCGCCGCACCAGCGCCAGCCAAGCCTGCCGCGAAACCATTTCCTTCCAGCAAACCCGTCGCCAAACCGGCCAGCGCCGCCGACAAGACCGTGGCCAAGGTTACAGTGAAACACGCGCCAGCACCCGCCGCCAAGCCGGTAGCCAAGGCAGCCCCCAAGGGCGCGCCATCGAAACAGCTCGACATGCTGGGCAGCGGCAAAGGCAGCGGCCGAAAATAA
- a CDS encoding ABC transporter ATP-binding protein codes for MPSKNKQASTATPTVRRQAAQAIGLLRRAAAPDLRHLYWATFWLILAAALEVTGPILGKALIDQHLLPRHLDWTRMSLLLGGCLLTGWVASGLRYLQLVRLSGLAMRSVQRLRETVYQHVLRLPMAFFDRAITGQLVSRVTNDTEAVKSLYVQVLFVILDSSIVLIGTMAAMAFLDWRLMLIVLALLPAVLVIVFLYQRWSAPAVTRARALRSEINGQIAESIGGMSVLQANNAEKRFGVRFTGINQDHYTARMQELRANAWLLRPALDMLNIVLLAVVIFSFGQREMGALEVGVLYAFISYIARVIEPLIQITMQFSQLQQSVVATARVSALLDEAQALEHAQGRQTPALRQATADSNTPAVDIARLTFAYVENQPVLHDLSLSIPQGAFFGIVGHTGSGKSTLLSLLLRFYPVTQGSITINGVALDSIDNEHFRADVGLVPQDPFLLAASARENIDMGRGYTQAQIETAARAAHAHDFIAALEHGYDTPLGEGGSRLSSGQKQLIAIARALAGQPRILLLDEATSRIDSQTEQIVQLALNELRGKVTIIAIAHRLSTIREADRIIVLNHGRITEAGPHEELMQIEGGLYQRLYLLQQLAV; via the coding sequence ATGCCATCTAAGAACAAGCAAGCCAGCACCGCCACGCCAACCGTGCGCCGCCAGGCCGCGCAAGCCATCGGCCTGCTGCGCCGCGCCGCAGCACCCGATCTGCGCCATTTATACTGGGCCACCTTCTGGCTGATCCTCGCCGCCGCGCTGGAAGTGACGGGGCCGATTCTGGGCAAGGCCCTGATCGACCAGCATCTGCTGCCGCGCCACCTGGACTGGACGCGCATGTCGCTGCTGCTCGGCGGCTGCCTGCTCACGGGCTGGGTCGCATCGGGCCTGCGCTATTTGCAGCTGGTGCGCCTGTCCGGCCTGGCCATGCGCTCGGTGCAGCGCCTGCGCGAAACCGTGTATCAACACGTGCTGCGCCTGCCCATGGCCTTTTTCGACCGCGCCATCACGGGGCAGCTGGTCAGCCGCGTCACCAACGACACGGAAGCGGTGAAATCGCTGTACGTGCAGGTGCTGTTCGTCATCCTCGACAGTTCCATCGTGCTGATCGGCACCATGGCCGCCATGGCCTTCCTCGACTGGCGCTTGATGCTGATCGTGCTGGCCCTGCTGCCGGCAGTGCTGGTGATCGTCTTTTTGTACCAGCGCTGGAGCGCGCCGGCCGTCACGCGCGCGCGCGCCCTGCGCAGCGAGATCAACGGGCAGATCGCCGAATCGATCGGCGGCATGAGCGTGCTGCAGGCGAATAACGCGGAAAAACGCTTCGGCGTGCGCTTCACGGGCATCAACCAGGACCACTACACGGCGCGCATGCAGGAATTGCGCGCCAACGCCTGGCTGCTGCGCCCCGCGCTCGATATGCTCAATATCGTGCTGCTGGCCGTCGTCATCTTCAGCTTCGGCCAGCGCGAGATGGGCGCCCTGGAAGTGGGCGTGCTGTATGCATTCATCAGCTATATCGCGCGCGTGATCGAGCCGCTGATCCAGATCACCATGCAATTTAGCCAGCTGCAGCAGTCGGTGGTGGCGACGGCGCGCGTCTCGGCCCTGCTGGACGAAGCGCAGGCGCTGGAACACGCGCAGGGAAGACAGACACCGGCTCTGCGGCAGGCGACAGCGGACAGCAACACGCCCGCCGTGGACATCGCGCGCCTGACCTTCGCCTACGTGGAAAACCAGCCCGTGCTGCACGACCTGTCGCTGAGCATTCCGCAGGGCGCGTTTTTTGGCATCGTCGGCCACACGGGCAGCGGCAAATCGACTTTGCTCTCGCTGCTGCTGCGCTTTTACCCCGTCACGCAGGGCAGCATCACCATCAATGGCGTCGCCCTCGACAGCATCGACAATGAACACTTCCGCGCCGACGTGGGCCTGGTGCCGCAAGACCCCTTCCTGCTGGCCGCCTCGGCGCGCGAAAACATCGACATGGGCCGCGGCTACACGCAGGCGCAAATCGAGACGGCGGCGCGCGCCGCGCATGCGCACGACTTCATCGCCGCACTGGAACACGGCTACGATACGCCGCTGGGCGAAGGCGGCTCGCGCCTGTCGTCGGGGCAGAAGCAGCTGATCGCGATTGCCCGCGCGCTGGCCGGCCAGCCGCGCATTTTGCTGCTGGACGAAGCGACCTCGCGTATCGATAGCCAGACCGAGCAGATCGTGCAGCTGGCCTTGAACGAGTTGCGCGGCAAGGTGACCATCATCGCCATCGCGCACCGCCTGTCGACCATCCGCGAGGCCGACCGTATCATCGTGCTCAATCACGGCCGCATCACGGAAGCGGGACCGCACGAGGAATTGATGCAGATCGAGGGCGGTTTGTACCAGCGCCTGTACCTGCTGCAGCAACTTGCAGTTTGA
- a CDS encoding phytanoyl-CoA dioxygenase family protein, whose product MLTIEQQEQYQRDGYLILPDFKGADEIAALRARAEQIVNEFDPSVSQSIFTTRDQAKNTNDYFLASDNTIRCFFEEEAFGPDGQLKQAKSLSINKIGHAMHDLDPVFRAFSADPKLAEVARDLGLADAQVWQSMYIFKQPGIGGEVRWHQDATYFETTPISVTTFWFALEDATLDNGCLWAEPGGHRGPLRERFIRNGDTVRVEKLDAMPWPDDSTAVPLEVKAGALVCFHGLLPHYSAPNRSPVSRHAYTLHATDGQTEYAAHNWIQRDAAFPVRGFV is encoded by the coding sequence ATGCTGACGATCGAACAACAAGAACAATACCAACGCGACGGCTACCTCATCCTGCCCGATTTCAAGGGTGCGGACGAAATCGCCGCCTTGCGCGCGCGCGCCGAGCAGATTGTCAACGAATTCGACCCCAGCGTCAGCCAGTCCATCTTCACCACGCGCGACCAGGCGAAGAACACCAACGATTATTTTCTCGCCTCCGACAACACCATCCGCTGCTTCTTCGAGGAAGAGGCGTTCGGCCCAGACGGCCAGCTGAAGCAGGCGAAATCGCTGTCGATCAACAAGATCGGCCACGCCATGCATGACCTGGACCCCGTCTTCCGCGCCTTTTCGGCCGACCCGAAACTGGCCGAGGTGGCGCGCGACCTGGGCCTGGCGGACGCGCAGGTCTGGCAATCGATGTACATCTTCAAGCAGCCCGGCATCGGCGGCGAAGTGCGCTGGCACCAGGACGCCACCTACTTCGAAACCACGCCGATCAGCGTGACCACCTTCTGGTTCGCGCTGGAAGACGCGACCCTGGACAACGGCTGCCTGTGGGCCGAACCGGGCGGCCATCGCGGCCCCCTGCGCGAACGCTTCATCCGCAACGGCGACACCGTGCGCGTGGAAAAACTCGACGCCATGCCCTGGCCCGACGACAGCACGGCCGTGCCACTGGAAGTGAAGGCCGGCGCCCTGGTCTGCTTCCACGGCTTGCTGCCCCATTACAGCGCGCCAAACCGCTCGCCCGTTTCGCGCCACGCCTACACCTTGCACGCCACCGATGGCCAGACAGAATACGCGGCGCACAACTGGATACAGCGCGACGCGGCGTTCCCCGTGCGGGGCTTCGTCTGA
- a CDS encoding LysR family transcriptional regulator: MDQLKAMEIFVEVARQRSFTLAGQRLGLTRAMVSKTIMQLEERLHARLLHRSTREVSLTDAGRAYLAPCMATVSQAQEAARMVAHVAQTGAGAELAGPLRIQAPSSFGSAWLADAVARFSLLHPQVRAELFVDDALLDPIRHGFDLTIRVGGIPDSSALAMRPLAPCRAVLCASPAYLAQWGVPQVPQDLLQHQCLHFSHLTDGTHWHFQRGGGEQREEVGVRVQAGFTANNGLVLHQAALRGLGIVYSTTFLAWRNLLDGSLLPVLPGWELPLNHLSALYPASRQPSPKVRALIDFLVAEYQPVPPWDRELAAAGFFS, from the coding sequence ATGGATCAACTAAAAGCGATGGAAATCTTTGTCGAAGTGGCGCGCCAGCGCAGCTTCACCTTGGCCGGGCAGCGCCTGGGCCTGACGCGCGCCATGGTCAGCAAGACCATTATGCAGCTGGAAGAGCGCCTGCATGCGCGCCTGCTGCACCGTTCCACGCGCGAAGTGAGCCTGACGGACGCAGGTCGCGCCTACCTGGCGCCGTGCATGGCGACCGTCAGCCAGGCGCAGGAAGCGGCGCGCATGGTGGCGCACGTGGCGCAGACGGGAGCGGGGGCGGAGCTGGCCGGGCCGCTGCGCATCCAGGCGCCGTCGAGTTTCGGCAGCGCGTGGCTGGCCGATGCCGTCGCCCGTTTCAGCCTGCTGCACCCGCAGGTGCGGGCCGAGTTGTTTGTCGACGATGCCCTGCTCGACCCGATACGCCACGGCTTCGACCTGACGATACGCGTGGGCGGCATCCCGGACAGCAGCGCGCTGGCCATGCGCCCGCTGGCGCCCTGCCGCGCCGTGCTGTGCGCCAGTCCCGCCTATCTGGCGCAATGGGGCGTGCCGCAGGTGCCACAAGATTTATTGCAGCATCAGTGCCTGCATTTCAGCCACCTGACCGATGGCACGCACTGGCATTTCCAGCGGGGAGGGGGAGAACAGCGAGAGGAAGTGGGCGTGCGCGTGCAGGCGGGCTTCACGGCGAACAATGGCCTGGTGCTGCACCAGGCGGCGCTGCGGGGACTGGGCATCGTCTACAGCACCACCTTCCTCGCCTGGCGCAATCTGCTCGATGGCAGCCTGCTGCCCGTGCTGCCCGGCTGGGAGCTACCGCTGAATCACTTGAGCGCCCTGTATCCGGCCAGCCGGCAGCCGTCGCCGAAGGTGCGCGCGCTGATCGATTTCCTGGTGGCCGAATACCAGCCCGTACCGCCGTGGGACCGCGAGCTGGCAGCGGCAGGATTTTTTAGTTGA